One Cupriavidus pauculus genomic window, TCGATCGCGCTGCAGTGGGCGCAGCCCGTCGATGACGGTTTTCACGCGCGCTTTATGGCCTACGAGCGCATGTATTACTACGCGCTGTACACGGGCCCGCATCGCGTGCCGATGGTGCACGGCCGTGCCGGCTACCTGATGCTGCCGCCGGGCCGGCGGCTCGACGTCGAGGCGATGCGCGAGGCCGCGGCGTGCCTGGTCGGCGAGCACGATTTCTCGTCGTTCCGCGCGGCCGAGTGCCAGGCGAAGTCGCCCGTCAAGACGATGTACGACGTGACGCTCGCCGAGGACGGCAACTGGCTCTTCCTGCGCTTTCGCGCCAGCGCGTTCCTCCACCATATGGTCCGCAACCTGATGGGCGGGCTCGTCGCGGTAGGGCGGGGCCGCTATCCGGCTGCGTGGATGGCCGAGCTGCTGGCCGCGCGCGACCGCCGGCGTGGCGCGCCGACCTTCATGCCGGATGGGCTGTATCTGGTCGACGTGAAGTATCCTGAGCCTTATGCCCTTCCGGCCGCGGATACGTCCGCGAGCCTGTTTCACGGAGTATTTGCCGATGACGGCGCCAGATAGCCCAACCTCCACCCCGCTGGTGACGATGCCCCACCGCACGCGCATCAAGATCTGCGGCCTCACGCGCGAGCAGGACGTTGCCGCCGCCGTGGATGCCGGCGCCGACGCCATCGGCCTCGTGTTCTACCCGGGCAGCCCGCGGCATGTCGATGTGGCGCGCGCCGCCGCGCTGGCCGAGCGCGTGCCGCCGTTCGTCTCGGTGGTCGGCCTGTTCGTCAACGCCGATGCCGAGGAGGTCGCCCATGTGGCCGAGCGTGTGCCGCTGACACTGCTCCAGTTCCATGGGGACGAGACGCCACAGCAATGCACGGAGATCGCCCGCCGCTGCCGGCTGCCGTTCATGCGCGCCGCCCGTGTTCGGCCGGGCCTCGATTTGGTAGAATTCGGCCATCAATATGCCGACGCCGCCGGCCTGCTGCTCGATGCCTTCGTGGAAGGGTATGGCGGCGGTGGCCACGTCTTCGACTGGACCCTGATTCCCCCTCGATGGCTCCCGCCAGCACCTACAGTGCCTGCAACGACAGGCAGCCCGACCGCAAGCGACGCTCCTCGCATCGTTTTGAGTGGTGGGTTGAACGCGCAAAACGTCACTGAGGCGGTCGCACGCGTGCGCCCCTACGCCGTCGATGTCAGCAGCGGCGTGGAGGCAGCCAAGGGCGTCAAGGATGCCGCCCGTATTGCCGCGTTCGTGCGCGCGGTCCGATCCGCCGAGGCGGGTTAAGCAGGACGGCTTCCCAGCCACGCCGCCGTCCGCTCCCCGCCTACGGCCCCTCCGGCATTACGTCCCCGCGCCATCGCGCCGGGACCCTCTCTGAAGAGACTGGACATGTACGATTTGCCCGATTCCCGCGGCCACTTTGGCCCCTATGGCGGTGTTTTCGTTTCCGAGACCCTGATGCACGCGCTCGACGAGCTGCGCCAGGCCTATGCGCATTACCAGAAGGATCCGGAGTTCGACGCCGAATTCCGCCGGGAGCTCAAGCACTTTGTCGGCCGCCCGTCGCCGATCTATCACGCGCAGCGCTGGAGCGAGACGCTCGGCGGCGCGCAGATCTACCTCAAGCGCGAGGACCTGAACCACACCGGCGCGCACAAGATCAACAACGTGATCGGCCAGGCGCTGCTTGCGCGCCGCATGGGCAAGAAGCGCGTGATCGCCGAGACCGGCGCCGGCCAGCACGGCGTGGCCGCGGCGACCATCGCCGCGCGCTTTGGCATGGAATGCGTGGTCTACATGGGCTCCGAGGACGTCAAGCGCCAGGCCGCCAACGTGTACCGCATGAAGCTGCTGGGCGCGACCGTCGTGCCCGTGGAAAGCGGCTCGCGCACGCTCAAGGACGCGCTCAACGAAGCGATGCGCGACTGGGTGACCAACGTCGAGAGCACGTTCTACATCATCGGTACCGTGGCGGGTCCGCACCCGTATCCGATGCTCGTGCGCGACTTCCAGTGCGTGATCGGCGAGGAAGCCAAGGTGCAGATGCCCGAACTGACGGGCCGCCAGCCGGACGCGGTGATCGCGTGCGTGGGCGGGGGCTCCAACGCGATGGGCATCTTCTATCCGTACATCGACCACAAGGACGTGCAGCTGATTGGCGTGGAGCCGGCCGGCGACGGTATCGAGACGGGCCGTCACGCGGCATCGCTCACGGCCGGCGTGCCCGGCGTGCTGCACGGCAACCGCACGTACCTGCTGCAGGATGCGAACGGCCAGATCATCGAGACGCATTCGGTGTCCGCCGGCCTCGACTACCCGGGCGTCGGCCCCGAGCACGCCTGGCTCAAGGACAGCCAGCGCGCGCAGTACGTGACCATCACGGACGATGAAGCGCTCAAGGCGTTCCACGACTGCTGCCGCATCGAAGGCATCATCCCGGCGCTCGAGTCGAGCCATGCCATCGCGTACGCGTGCAAGCTCGCGCCGACGCTGCCCAAGGACAAGCTGCTGCTCGTGAATCTCTCGGGCCGTGGCGACAAGGACATGCACACCGTGGCCGAACGCGCCGGGATCAAATTCTGATGCAAGCTGCCGACCCGACCGCTGACGTGCTCGACACGCCCAATCTGCGCCTGTACCAGGAAGACATGCTCGAGGGGCTCGCCCGCATTCCGGACGGCTCGATCGATCTCGTGGTCGCCGACCCGCCTTACGGGCTCGGCAAGGACTACGGCAACGATTCGGACCTGCTCTCGGGGCAGGCCTATCTCGACTGGTCCGTGCGCTGGATGGACGCGCTGATTCCGAAGATCGCGCCGCGCGGCTCGCTGTACCTGTTCTGCACGTGGCAATACTCCCCGGAGCTGTTCGTCATGCTGAAGCAGCGCATGACGATGATCAACGAGATCATCTGGGACCGCCGCGTGCCGAGCATGGGCGGCACCACGCGCAAGTACTCCTCGGTGCACGACAACATCGGCTTCTTCGCCCGCCAGCGCGACTACTACTTCGACCTCGACCCCGTACGCATTCCGTACGATGCCGAGACGAAGAAGGCGCGCAGCCGCCCGCGGTTCGAGGGCAAGAAGTGGCTCGAGGTCGGCTACAACCCGAAAGACCTGTGGAGCGTGCCCCGGATCCATCGCCAGGATCCGGAGCGTGCCGATCATCCCACGCAGAAGCCGCTCGAAATCGTCGAGCGCATGGTGCTGGCCAGCTGCCCGCCGGGCGGCATCGTGCTCGATCCGTTCTCGGGCAGCGGCACCACGGCCGTCGCATGTCTGCGCCACGGCCGGCGCTTCGTCGGCTTCGAGATCAACGCCACGTATATCGACGTGGCGCGCCAGCGCGTGGCCGCGACGCAGCCCGCGCTCGCTCCCGCGGCCGAAGCAGGGGATGACGCCGCACAGGCCGAAGCATCCAATACCACCGACGCGGCCAACGACGACGTTGCGTCCGCGAGCGGCACCCTAATCTGAGGAGTTGAGGACCCCATGTCCCGCATCCAGAAAACGTTCGCGGCACTGACCGCGCAGAACAAGAAGGGCCTGGTACCGTTCATCACGGCGGGCGATCCCGCGCCGGCGCTGACCGTCGAACTCATGCACGCGCTGGTGGCCGGTGGCGCCGACGTGATCGAGCTCGGCGTGCCGTTTTCCGATCCGATGGCCGATGGCCCCGTGATCCAGCGCGCGTCCGAGCGCGCGCTCGCGCAGGGCGTCACGCTCGTGCACGTGCTCGAGTGGGTCGCCGAATTCCGCAAGACCGACAACGAGACGCCCGTGGTGCTGATGGGCTATGCGAACCCCGTGGAGCGCATGGGCATCGAGCGCTTCGCGGCCGATGCGAAGGCGGCCGGCGTCGATGGCGTGCTGATCGTAGACTATCCGCCCGAGGAGTGCGAGGCGTTTGCCGCGCTGATGCGCGCCAACGACATGGACCCGATCTTCCTGCTGGCGCCGACGAGCACCGATGCGCGCATCGAAGCCGTGGCGCGCGTGGCCAGC contains:
- the trpA gene encoding tryptophan synthase subunit alpha; the protein is MSRIQKTFAALTAQNKKGLVPFITAGDPAPALTVELMHALVAGGADVIELGVPFSDPMADGPVIQRASERALAQGVTLVHVLEWVAEFRKTDNETPVVLMGYANPVERMGIERFAADAKAAGVDGVLIVDYPPEECEAFAALMRANDMDPIFLLAPTSTDARIEAVARVASGYLYYVSLRGVTGSAALDLDSVAQRIPLIKRHANLPVGVGFGIRDAQSARAIGELADAVVIGSRIVQLLEDTPREQAVEALRAFIAEIRTALDR
- the truA gene encoding tRNA pseudouridine(38-40) synthase TruA → MNRIAIGLHYDGAAFSGWQSQPHRNTVQDHLEDAIERFAGVRLATTVAGRTDTGVHALGQVIHLDTELSREPFSWVRGVNAFLPPSIALQWAQPVDDGFHARFMAYERMYYYALYTGPHRVPMVHGRAGYLMLPPGRRLDVEAMREAAACLVGEHDFSSFRAAECQAKSPVKTMYDVTLAEDGNWLFLRFRASAFLHHMVRNLMGGLVAVGRGRYPAAWMAELLAARDRRRGAPTFMPDGLYLVDVKYPEPYALPAADTSASLFHGVFADDGAR
- the trpB gene encoding tryptophan synthase subunit beta, with the translated sequence MYDLPDSRGHFGPYGGVFVSETLMHALDELRQAYAHYQKDPEFDAEFRRELKHFVGRPSPIYHAQRWSETLGGAQIYLKREDLNHTGAHKINNVIGQALLARRMGKKRVIAETGAGQHGVAAATIAARFGMECVVYMGSEDVKRQAANVYRMKLLGATVVPVESGSRTLKDALNEAMRDWVTNVESTFYIIGTVAGPHPYPMLVRDFQCVIGEEAKVQMPELTGRQPDAVIACVGGGSNAMGIFYPYIDHKDVQLIGVEPAGDGIETGRHAASLTAGVPGVLHGNRTYLLQDANGQIIETHSVSAGLDYPGVGPEHAWLKDSQRAQYVTITDDEALKAFHDCCRIEGIIPALESSHAIAYACKLAPTLPKDKLLLVNLSGRGDKDMHTVAERAGIKF
- a CDS encoding DNA-methyltransferase translates to MQAADPTADVLDTPNLRLYQEDMLEGLARIPDGSIDLVVADPPYGLGKDYGNDSDLLSGQAYLDWSVRWMDALIPKIAPRGSLYLFCTWQYSPELFVMLKQRMTMINEIIWDRRVPSMGGTTRKYSSVHDNIGFFARQRDYYFDLDPVRIPYDAETKKARSRPRFEGKKWLEVGYNPKDLWSVPRIHRQDPERADHPTQKPLEIVERMVLASCPPGGIVLDPFSGSGTTAVACLRHGRRFVGFEINATYIDVARQRVAATQPALAPAAEAGDDAAQAEASNTTDAANDDVASASGTLI
- a CDS encoding phosphoribosylanthranilate isomerase, with amino-acid sequence MTAPDSPTSTPLVTMPHRTRIKICGLTREQDVAAAVDAGADAIGLVFYPGSPRHVDVARAAALAERVPPFVSVVGLFVNADAEEVAHVAERVPLTLLQFHGDETPQQCTEIARRCRLPFMRAARVRPGLDLVEFGHQYADAAGLLLDAFVEGYGGGGHVFDWTLIPPRWLPPAPTVPATTGSPTASDAPRIVLSGGLNAQNVTEAVARVRPYAVDVSSGVEAAKGVKDAARIAAFVRAVRSAEAG